The Desulfovibrio aminophilus genome includes the window GCACTCCTTCTTGATCCGCTCCACCAGGGGCAGCAGGCCGCCCAGGCCCGCCCGGGTCACGGTGGAGGCATAGATCACCGGCACGTGCGGGGCCTGGCGCAGGGCGTCCTCGAAATGCTTGCGCAGCGCGGACATGTCCTCCCGGCCGATGAGGTCGGTCTTGTTCACCACCACGCAGAAGGGCGTCTTCTCGGCGTCCAGGAAGGCGATCAGACGCTTGTCCTGGCGCGAGAGGGGCTCGGCCCCGTCCAGGACCAGGATGGTCACGTCCGCGCGCTTGCTCGTCTTGAGCGAGCGCATGACCGTGAACCGCTCCAGGCTGTCCTCGATGTTGGCCTTGCGGCGCACGCCCGCCGTGTCCACGAAGGTGTAGACCTTGCCCCCGGCCTCGAAGGAGACGTCCACCGCGTCCCGGGTGGTGCCCGGGACGTCGCTGACGATGAGCCGGTTCTGGCGGGTCACGGCGTTGATGAGCGAGGACTTCCCGGCGTTGGGGCGGCCCAGCAGGGCCAGGCGCATGCCCCGGTTCCCGTCGTCCCCGGCGGGCTCCTCGGGCTCCAGCTCGCGGGCCATCTCGGCCACGCGCCGACGCAGCGAGTCCAGGCCGAAGCCGTGGGCCCCGGAGACGGGCATGATCTCGAAGCCCAGGGCGTGGAACTCTGCCGTGAGCAGGGCCTCCTGCTCCGCGCCGTCGATCTTGTTCACCACCAGGAGCGCGGGCCGGTTGCTCTGGCGCACGAAGGCCGCCGCGTCCCGGTCCAGGGGGCTCAGGCCCTCGCGGCCGTCCACCACGAGCAGGATGGCCTGGGCCTCGGCCACGGCCTCGCGGGCCTGCTCGAAGATGGGCTGTTCGAAGCCCTCCCCGCCCGGCTCGGCCTCCAGGACCATGCCGCCGGTGTCGATGAGGGCGTAGCGCACGTCGCCCTCGCGGACCTCGCCGTAGACCCGGTCGCGGGTCACGCCCGGACGGTCGTGGACGATGGACCGGTTGCTGCGCAGCAGCCGGTTGAAG containing:
- the der gene encoding ribosome biogenesis GTPase Der; the protein is MPATIALIGRPNVGKSTLFNRLLRSNRSIVHDRPGVTRDRVYGEVREGDVRYALIDTGGMVLEAEPGGEGFEQPIFEQAREAVAEAQAILLVVDGREGLSPLDRDAAAFVRQSNRPALLVVNKIDGAEQEALLTAEFHALGFEIMPVSGAHGFGLDSLRRRVAEMARELEPEEPAGDDGNRGMRLALLGRPNAGKSSLINAVTRQNRLIVSDVPGTTRDAVDVSFEAGGKVYTFVDTAGVRRKANIEDSLERFTVMRSLKTSKRADVTILVLDGAEPLSRQDKRLIAFLDAEKTPFCVVVNKTDLIGREDMSALRKHFEDALRQAPHVPVIYASTVTRAGLGGLLPLVERIKKECSLRVGTGQLNRAMREAMDRHQPPMVHRRRAKFYYLTQADEPVPTFVFFVNNPDLIKPAYTRYLENSLRKTFGIRMAPLEVVYRASHTKKDEDRKG